The sequence tgtgtaatactgtatgtgaattacagtatttcagtttttccatcaatacagtaaaatttcacctcaaagtctttctgagtttggatgcagttctttactgtaagttcacatttgaatgtgcagctcacaggagaaccttgttcaaagtgacagctgtattttgtattctgctgtcaacatgttacagtacagtaaagctgattgaaggaatctactcatgtgggcagaagttgagttgtttgagggaaatattggcttttgctacttgctttacaatatgtaacaatgtaaattgtcaaaaaaaaaatatgactgcaatacacacaggaaaagtggaacctgctcagactgaaaagggtgtgttgcattttggtgtttagtatgaagtgagtgagtggctggatttacTCACCTGACTGTAAGCTGTATTGggcagtgacaaaatgtgcttttgctgcatgtttgaaatgttttttcatggtaagagccttttgcaaacaaaatgtgttattttgggaagagcacctctcattaggccgatggatttactgttttgatgcaagggtttctgagttgacagaggaggtaaagcgattgcaAAAAATTGTAATCGTTACAATTTCCTTGGCAGTATGAGTGCAACGTGTGATGTCAAACCTTGGAGGTTACTCTTACCGTAaaatcctttctttttttttttcagttttatacacaattgtattctgttagctAGACAAAAAATTTGTACAGTAACCCCTGTCAGTGAAGGACTGGGCTaagactgagaggtggacatgagggatatttcaatggtcctctgccatagtgacaaaacatctaaacattttgacttgcagtgcttacacaatgccaaagggacgatgcattttgggggcactgactacTGATATGAGAAagaaacttcattttgacacatgagtgaactgttttgggagagatatgagcttttgcaggtgaaccatggtgttgtgctgaaccatccaggttattttggcaaaagcaCCAGGCGTGTTGAGAACGTCCGGTCTGAAATGAGCCAAAGCAATTGAGAAGgatctttctcattttgggggcactgactatttatatgggaaaggaatttagttctgaagcatgagtgaacagttttgggagagatatgagcttttgcaagTGAGCTATGGTTTTGTGCTAAACTGTaagactgttttgccaaatgatcttgaagttttgagaatgtaatttctgtttcaagaaatgagccaaaccaatggagaaaaactgtaatatattGAGTCTGGTGATGTTGACAGGTCAGACTCCAGGAAATCACTTCATGTAAAAGAATGCCCTTAAAAAagcagactgaacagaaacatttcaaaatgagattaTTCATGTAAATACCCTGAAAATCAAAAGTGACTATCTGTACTTCAAACTCAGTaattgtttgaaatgttttgaatatagagacaaaacaaggacaaataCTTTACTGATACACTAAAGGTGTGCACTATAAGTAGCCTCTCTGGTCCACTTTGTTTTACATGTCCATCACCGGAAATCAGTATTCTCTCACCAAATATGATTTGACTGTGAAATAAGAAGATTAACATCATATTTAAATTTGATAATCAGTTTAATGCAAAATAtttgaagacaaaaataaaatacaaaaatatttcctcagtgtgattttttttcattacactacatcacaacatctcattacactgcaaaaactcagtcttaccaagaatatttgtcttttttttctagtcAAAAATTAATTAGTAAGTAATGAGATTGTAAGAATttaagtttttgcagtgcacatgaAGTAAAGCCTGTGGTATGGGAGGcatgaaaatacatttaagAATGATTTAATGCAACAGTCATGAACCTGTAATTCTCTAACAGTACCTTTGGATAAAATTCAAcagtttaaaacaacaaaaaggcacagcatgtgaataaaaacataaatgcatCACTTTGCTTCAGATTTTGCTATCTGGTACATTATAAGTTCAGGGAGTAGCATTGTGTCAACTTCATACAAACATGCTATGATTATTTCAGCAACTATGGCGCAGTGTTCATGGCTTTAGCTGGCATCCTGACAACAGTAACGATCAGTGAAGCTCATGGGCAATATAGTACAGACTACCATTTGGCCTGTGGTAATTAATAAAATCTAAACTGTACAGTTGAAagctgctgcatcacagcctcaATGTTTCATATGTTGAGGATCTCTGTCTTTCAGCAGTTACTGTGATAAATCTCCTACAGCAGCTTCTGGTTTCTCTAGAAACATCTGCTTTCTATGAGCAGCTGACACGgtctttgtcagtttgtaaAATCTGACATGCATTTCCTGCAGTAAAACAAGTAAGGTTTTATTTCATCCGACCCATTTTTCTGTTAGTTTCTGTTAGCTTTTCTCAGTGGCATGcttaactaaactaaaaaccaaaCTAAGCCAAACTTAAACTCAAATCAACTCAATTCACCGAAACTTGAATTAGATTTTAGCAACAGGTGCTGTGCAAGGCTGAGCTCTGACGGCATTACTGTGGCTAAACTCTGGCTGTGATGAACTGATATACATTTTGTACAAATGTGCTTGGTTTTCTGTGTTGAGAGGCTAATTATAATGCAAATTCAACATGCATTCAACGTATTGCTTAAGAAATGCACTCATTATCATGTTAAAGCCATTCCAAGAGCAAGTTCTtagtttcttatttattttcaaaatatgagacatgaaaaaaaaaattggttttatttgatttcatgaGCATGTTGACTTCAAGCTAGAATTTGGATTCTTCGCTTAAGGGTCGCAgccagtccccccccccccccccccccccccccccccccccccccaccccctcctccctgccctcctctgCCTACATGGAGCTGACCTTTTGTGGAGTGTTGCTGTTCAGAGTGGTGATCTACCCCTGCTCTTGCTCTGTGGTCATCCTGCATCGACACAGGCAGCCCAACAGCTTGTCTACAGCCCCTTTCTTCATGAAAATATACAGAACCAAGTCCATAAGGggactgaactgaacaaaaacTATTTGCAGGGTGTAATTAAAGGCGGAATTTTTAGTTATTGCTGCAGACATGTACCAAATGATTGAGGGCAGGAACAGGAGCATGTAGTTAAGCAGCACCAGAACCAAGGTTCCCACAATTCGTCGTTTTTCCTCAGGggggacagagatggaggaggtcAGGGCTTTGAGGGTCCCAGCCAGGAAGAAGATGAGCAGGGGAAAGGGCAGGAGGAGGTAGATGGACAGGGTGATATCACTGTGCAAAAGCGTAAAGCCAAAGAAACTGGGAATCTCCAGGATCAAGGGCAAAACCCAAACCGTGAAACAGACCACTAGCGTGATCTTGATGTTTCGTCTGAAGCGGTACCACAGTGGGCAGGCGATGACCAAATACctataatagatagataaatagttACATAGCATGAGGATCCATCACATATATTcttgaaaaaatacaatacaaaaaaatacaaaataaataaataggtacaCACACTGGCTTTCTTGCACTCAGAGACAGATATCTACCTTTCCATGGCTACACACACCATGAAGCCAACACTGGCCCTTAAACTAAAGCCGTGGATAATTCCAGAGACAACAAACATGATGAGATTCttgggttgtgccacccagatgacaaagcagcacatctggatAAGGTCAGAGATGAGGAGGTTGATGACATAGACAGGAGCAACATTGTTCTCTTGCACCTGCAGGAAATCAAGAT is a genomic window of Myripristis murdjan chromosome 15, fMyrMur1.1, whole genome shotgun sequence containing:
- the LOC115372885 gene encoding G-protein coupled receptor 4-like; amino-acid sequence: MDLYNISFDTEYLHNISIENNTYGLEPYLSTTFFVTSCIVCSIGLPLTLLAIYALYSQVQENNVAPVYVINLLISDLIQMCCFVIWVAQPKNLIMFVVSGIIHGFSLRASVGFMVCVAMERYLVIACPLWYRFRRNIKITLVVCFTVWVLPLILEIPSFFGFTLLHSDITLSIYLLLPFPLLIFFLAGTLKALTSSISVPPEEKRRIVGTLVLVLLNYMLLFLPSIIWYMSAAITKNSAFNYTLQIVFVQFSPLMDLVLYIFMKKGAVDKLLGCLCRCRMTTEQEQG